A single genomic interval of Bos javanicus breed banteng chromosome 26, ARS-OSU_banteng_1.0, whole genome shotgun sequence harbors:
- the LOC133239235 gene encoding small ribosomal subunit protein uS8-like: MDRNMKLTASRSRISSVFPPSFRAARMVRMNVLADTLKSINNAEKRGKHQVLIRPCSKVIVRFLTVMKRGYIGEFEITDDHRAGKIVVNLTGRLNKCGVISPRFDVQLKDLEKWWKNLLPSRQFGFIVLTTSAGLMEHEEARQKHTGGKILGFFF; this comes from the coding sequence ATGGACAGGAATATGAAACTAACGGCTTCCAGGTCAAGAATTAGTTCAGTCTTTCCGCCATCCTTCCGTGCCGCCAGAATGGTGCGCATGAATGTCCTGGCTGACACGCTCAAGAGTATCAACAATGCCGAGAAGAGAGGCAAACACCAGGTCCTTATTAGGCCGTGCTCCAAAGTCATCGTCAGGTTTCTAACAGTGATGAAGCGTGGTTACATTGGCGAATTTGAAATCACTGATGATCACAGGGCTGGGAAAATTGTTGTGAACCTCACAGGCAGGCTAAATAAGTGTGGAGTGATCAGCCCCAGATTTGATGTGCAACTcaaagatctagaaaaatggtggaAGAACCTGCTCCCATCCCGTCAGTTTGGTTTCATTGTACTGACAACCTCAGCTGGCCTCATGGAACATGAAGAAGCAAGACAAAAACATACAGGAGGGAAAATCCTTGGATTCTTTTTCTAG